Part of the Virgibacillus necropolis genome, ATAGTCCTTAAAAGGTCCTTTTTCACCTAATAGATGATGAAGAACTAATAAGCGCATACGAAGCGGATTAGTTCCTTTTTCAAGCGCAAGCAAATGTGCATCGAATTCAGCTATTCCAAGATCAAGTCCCACGCCAGCATCTGAATTTGTGGTGATTCCCTGTGCCAGGTAATCCTTGGATGCTTCCCCAATTAGATTAGCCATTTCCTCTATAGACGGTGTAGGAATGGCGGCTTGTACAGGTGCTAATGCTGATAACTCATGTAATACACCATTTAATTGTCCGTGTTCATCACGACCAAAGCGACCACCCTCTGGATCTTGAATGGTTTCGTCAAGACCGGCCTTTTCCAATGCTAGTGAATTTGCAGCACCAAAATGTACGGAAATATGGCGCAAGAGAACAGGGTTGTTAGGTGCTACTGTATCCAATTCTTCGCGGGTAGGATGCCTTTTTTCCTCCAAAAGCGTGTTATCGTATCCCCAACCCATCACCCATTCCCCGTCAGGAGTTTCATCAGCTAGTTCTTTCACTCTTGCCAATATGTCTGAAATAGTTCGATTTGGTGGCGTACTACAATTGGCTTGTGTACGAAATTGTGAATACATTAATAGATGGTTATGTGTATCAATAAAACCTGGTAGTAGCGTAGCACCTTTTAGATTAACCACCTCAGTTGTTGAGGTGGTATTCACTTCACCCTGTGGAGGTTCTGGTAAAGTCCAAATGTTACGAATACGTCCATTTGATACAGCTACAGAACCCGCGCGTGTGTTTTGTTCATCAAGGGTTAATATAGTTGCATTTGTAATAAGTAAATCAATTGTATTCATAAAAATTCTCCTTTTAAGTCTGTACTGTGCCTTATTTATTTGCAGAATCTAAATCATCCCAATAAACGGCTCTAACTTGTTCTGTTTGATCATGCTGTGTCACTAGGCTGACTCCAATTAAACTAATAATGGACACTGCAAAACCAAATATTGTATGATCGATTCCAATTTCTAAAAATGGCCATGCTAGTGTTGCAATTAATGCTAAACTCATGCTCCACAACATCCCAGCTTTTGTAACCTTTTTCCAAAACATTACTGCTAGAAATGGAAAAACCAATACGGTTGCTGATAATCGTAGGGCCCACTGATAAGCGCTCGCGATATCAGTAACGAAGTAAGCAGCAATCAAACCCAGTACGGAGATAATAACAACCGTTAGTCGTGCTGTGAACATGAGTTGTTTATTATCTGCATTCGGTTTCATCAATCGTTGATATAGATCTCTTGTTAAGTTAGAACTGCCTTGTAAGATAAAGGAAGTAGCACCCGTCATTAGTGCGGCCAACAGACCAATGAAAACAATGCCTCCAACAGCTGGAGGTAAAAGTTCTGCAGTTACATAGGAAAACAACAGATCAGGATCCAGATCTAATGGAACATATTGGCGAGCAATAACACCGATAGAGAAAGGTAATACAGAAATAGCCCCAGCAATTACAAATCCAGTTACCCCAGCTCTTTTCGCAACTCTTTCATTTTTCGAAGCAAAGATACGTTGCCATGTTGATTGCCAAACAAGATAAAATGGACCTACAGATAAAGCATATAGCAGTATTTCACTAAACCCTTCAGGACCTAACGGACTAATTAATTCAAAAGGCGTATTGGCAATAATGTTTTCAAATCCACCAGCATAGAAAATACTAGCTACAAATAAAACAATAATCCCAATAATTACGATGATGGATTGTAAAGCATCCGTTATAATCGTTGCTGGTAACCCACCTAAAACAGTAAAGCCTAATATCAGTGCAAAAGACAAGGCAATTGCTATATTTGTTTCAATTCCCAAAGTGATATTAAAAATAGTAGACATTCCAACCATCTGTAAAGCAAGAGTTGGGACAGAATAAACAAATGCGGAGAGAATGGAAGGTATAATACCAGATTTTCCACCAAATCTTTCACCAAATAAGTCAGCTAATGTATAAAGTCTTTGCCTTCTCAATGGCCCAGCAAACGCAACGATTAATAAAAGACAAAACAGAATGCCTGGTAGTGCAAACTTAAAAAATCCAGAAAGTCCTACTGTAAAGCCCATTCCTACCCAGCCAATGAAAACTGCAGCACCACACCAAGTACTGACTATTGTACCTACAATCGGCCAGAAACCTGTATTCCAACCCCCGATTAAGTAATCATCATAGGTTTTTATTTTGAAAAAATAGTAGAAACCCATTGCAAACATTAAAATAAAATAAATAATTATGTAACTTAAATACCATGCCATGTTATAAAAAATCCTCTCGGTTATGTATGTTTATGTTTTGGTTTATCACCATAGGTAGAATTATAGAAAGTAAATATGGTGATTTACAGGATAAGCCATTCTTTGTAATTGATGGAATAATGGACTCGGCCAGTTGGGTGTTTAAAGCCTATGTGTTTTTGCGATTCTTGTGTTCACTCCTTTGTAAGTACGATCAAAAAGGCGATGTGTATAAAAAACCAACTATATAAATTAAACCATTTATATTTTGATATATCAATTATTTCAGAAATCACGATCATTGGAATGATTTATAACAGTTATGGGGAAGTTTGATAAGTTCTGTTTGGATGCTTGGATTGAATGTACGGATGGGTTTTTATGGTTCTGGGTGTCGACGACTATAGGGGAACGAGTGTGTTTTCTATATTGTTTGGTGGAGATGGGCTTCCAAACAAGCCACCTTTTGCGATATTTAGAGCGATAATAGTAATAGGATCATTGAACAATTCTGACGTGCTGGAATGAAGTTCGAGAATAAAAAGAACCCCCCCTCCGACATGGAGAGTATTCTGGAATAGTTGGGGAACGAAACGAAAAATTAAAGGTTAATATTAAAAACAAAGAAAGACAGCCATGTAAGTTGGGCTGTCTTTTTTCTTTGTTTAAGAATAAGAATAAATTAAGTACACAAAGCTATAAGTATGTCACTGAAAGGGATGAAAAAACTAGATATTGGTGAAGGTGATTCTTAGTTATGGAAACAGCTTGACGATATTGAGTGAACATTTGGCAGGAGAGTGCCTATGTAAAATGAGGTGCTTTTTTTATTTTCGTATAAGTGCTTTTCACCCGAAAGTATTCTTCCAAAACACCCCCCTTCTGCGACGCTTAAGCGATAATAATAATAGACGATTGTTTTTTTAAAAAGCCCGGGCTTTGGGCAGGAGTTACAAATGGTTCCAATTGGCGAAGAAACATGGGGATAACTAATTGTGTCTAATTTCTTGGAATAGATCCATTTTACTTTTCTTCTTCATCCTCATCATCCACGTTTTCCTCTTTTTTATTACTCTCATTATCCTGAAAATCTTCTAAGAATTTCTTGGAACAAACAAATGTTCTATAATGATTTTAACTACTAGGTACATTAAAATAGAGATTTATTTAACGGACTATGATGAAGAAAGAGAAAGTATTGTTTGACGAGATTGTTAAACAAAATGAGCGACGGATTCATTTTGCATTCAAAAATTAAAGCTGTCGGATTCGCAAGAATTAATAATAGGCTTTGGATGTCATTTTACGTAAAGGAGATATTGGTAGATATGATGATAGGAATGATATAAGAATGAATTTATTTGATAGTTATGAAAGGCTAATGCAGTTATTGCATGCTAATGATTAAACGATTGAATCAGAGAAATATGAAGCAATCTGGG contains:
- a CDS encoding sodium:solute symporter family protein, producing MAWYLSYIIIYFILMFAMGFYYFFKIKTYDDYLIGGWNTGFWPIVGTIVSTWCGAAVFIGWVGMGFTVGLSGFFKFALPGILFCLLLIVAFAGPLRRQRLYTLADLFGERFGGKSGIIPSILSAFVYSVPTLALQMVGMSTIFNITLGIETNIAIALSFALILGFTVLGGLPATIITDALQSIIVIIGIIVLFVASIFYAGGFENIIANTPFELISPLGPEGFSEILLYALSVGPFYLVWQSTWQRIFASKNERVAKRAGVTGFVIAGAISVLPFSIGVIARQYVPLDLDPDLLFSYVTAELLPPAVGGIVFIGLLAALMTGATSFILQGSSNLTRDLYQRLMKPNADNKQLMFTARLTVVIISVLGLIAAYFVTDIASAYQWALRLSATVLVFPFLAVMFWKKVTKAGMLWSMSLALIATLAWPFLEIGIDHTIFGFAVSIISLIGVSLVTQHDQTEQVRAVYWDDLDSANK
- a CDS encoding amidohydrolase, yielding MNTIDLLITNATILTLDEQNTRAGSVAVSNGRIRNIWTLPEPPQGEVNTTSTTEVVNLKGATLLPGFIDTHNHLLMYSQFRTQANCSTPPNRTISDILARVKELADETPDGEWVMGWGYDNTLLEEKRHPTREELDTVAPNNPVLLRHISVHFGAANSLALEKAGLDETIQDPEGGRFGRDEHGQLNGVLHELSALAPVQAAIPTPSIEEMANLIGEASKDYLAQGITTNSDAGVGLDLGIAEFDAHLLALEKGTNPLRMRLLVLHHLLGEKGPFKDYSAKQLDEEIKKRSNNRATLDSAKLFQDGSIQGMTAALREPYHCDSSYYGELSRKQEEFNNEVLDLHKRGFRIAIHGNGDRAIGSILDAYEYALAAEPRADHLHRIEHIQTATSNDLDRMRELGVVGSFFINHVYYWGDRHKNIFLGPDRAKRINPLADASERDILYTLHSDCPITPISPLFSIWAAVNRRTMEGEVLGEDQCISVEKALKTMTIDGAKLNSDEKNVGSIEVGKLADFAVLDSDPTSIDPMEIKDIEIIATFINGKPVYEKVGN